Proteins encoded within one genomic window of Companilactobacillus zhachilii:
- a CDS encoding glycosyltransferase family 2 protein, with amino-acid sequence MIIYLIALAVFLTQCFIMLFVYFNQRKPYKRALMNAYQSHTPVDEFFYFILIPCLNEEKVIQNTLNNVLKLPGQKQIIVIDDDSIDDTLIKVHQVDGPISIVERKLPNARTGKGDSLNYAMPTIQTFIRQHNLDPKNCIVGVIDADGVLSNNSILKLNDAFSNERNDAVQLRVKMKSPLKVLQTFQDIEFFTINHLTQLFRANLNAVALCGNGQFFRYSSITKKLGTTPWGNALLEDYELTLRMELKGLHIAYIADAYVDQEALRNVKKLVIQRARWSQGGFNCWKYMKQIIQSKKMSLSQKFDSYFFFFQPVLNLLADFSIIYLTIRFVFKHINNPEFLFVVLIALAIIGLFFGIIFTIIYMQELKLSDRAKLIINRGDIFNIKFHVHNILFSIGLISYIYIVLFFSLIIAIYHLISHQTTWNKTQRI; translated from the coding sequence ATGATTATATATTTAATTGCCCTCGCCGTTTTTCTGACGCAATGCTTTATCATGCTGTTTGTTTATTTTAATCAACGTAAGCCTTACAAACGTGCTTTGATGAATGCATATCAGTCACATACTCCAGTCGACGAATTCTTCTATTTCATCTTGATCCCCTGTTTAAATGAAGAAAAAGTTATTCAAAATACGCTTAATAATGTACTCAAGCTTCCCGGTCAAAAACAAATTATTGTTATTGACGATGATTCAATTGACGATACTTTAATTAAAGTTCATCAAGTAGATGGACCAATTTCCATTGTTGAACGTAAACTACCTAATGCCCGAACAGGTAAAGGCGATTCCCTAAACTATGCAATGCCAACAATTCAAACCTTTATTCGTCAACATAATCTCGATCCTAAAAATTGTATTGTCGGTGTTATTGATGCCGATGGTGTCCTAAGCAATAACAGTATTCTTAAACTAAACGACGCTTTCAGTAATGAGAGAAATGATGCTGTCCAATTACGTGTCAAAATGAAGTCACCACTAAAAGTTCTACAGACATTTCAAGATATTGAATTTTTTACAATCAATCACCTAACCCAACTATTTCGTGCTAATCTAAACGCTGTTGCATTATGTGGAAATGGCCAGTTTTTTAGATACTCTAGCATTACTAAAAAATTGGGTACGACACCCTGGGGTAACGCGCTATTGGAAGATTATGAACTAACTTTACGAATGGAATTAAAGGGGCTCCATATCGCTTATATTGCCGATGCTTATGTCGATCAAGAGGCTCTAAGAAACGTTAAAAAGTTAGTTATCCAGCGAGCCCGTTGGTCTCAAGGTGGTTTTAATTGTTGGAAATATATGAAACAAATTATTCAGTCAAAAAAAATGTCCCTCTCACAAAAATTTGATAGTTACTTCTTCTTTTTCCAACCAGTGCTTAATTTATTAGCTGACTTCAGTATTATTTATTTAACAATCCGCTTTGTTTTCAAGCACATTAATAATCCTGAATTTCTATTCGTCGTCCTGATTGCGTTGGCAATTATTGGATTGTTCTTTGGAATTATCTTTACAATTATTTATATGCAAGAATTAAAATTAAGCGATCGGGCCAAGTTAATTATTAATCGAGGAGATATTTTTAATATCAAATTCCACGTTCATAATATTCTGTTTTCAATTGGTTTAATTTCCTATATTTATATCGTTTTATTTTTCAGCTTAATCATCGCTATTTATCATTTAATCAGTCATCAAACAACTTGGAATAAAACCCAGCGAATTTAA
- a CDS encoding LacI family DNA-binding transcriptional regulator, whose product MTTLVDVAKKANVSKMTVSRVINHPDKVTDELKQLVYQAMRELDYHPNMIAKALVNKSTRIIKLCILEDIDTTEPYYMNLMIGIAKTLDLHQYSLQLVTRKNFDIGNCDGYIITGMREQDVDWIKNLKKPVVIFGENRYGFDYVDTNNKSGTYLLSQLALEKGYERLIYIGIDSKESFEYSREAGYLQQVQERRMMPELHRFGNHSHLAEEFVRENWDNITENTAFICASDRLAIGIERGITRCGGKVPDDFGVTGFDGVFLNQVASPKITTIKQSIIEMGSACGENLLDKIDTDAKQGALVFEPKISIGGTLRE is encoded by the coding sequence ATGACGACTTTAGTTGACGTTGCAAAAAAGGCCAATGTTTCCAAAATGACCGTCTCACGGGTTATCAACCATCCAGATAAGGTCACAGACGAGTTAAAACAATTAGTATATCAAGCCATGCGTGAATTAGACTATCATCCCAATATGATTGCCAAAGCGTTGGTTAATAAAAGCACACGAATCATTAAGCTCTGTATTTTGGAAGATATCGATACGACTGAGCCTTATTACATGAATTTGATGATTGGTATAGCCAAAACTTTGGATTTGCATCAGTATTCTCTGCAATTAGTTACGAGAAAAAACTTTGATATTGGTAATTGTGATGGGTATATTATTACCGGGATGCGTGAACAAGATGTTGATTGGATCAAGAATTTGAAAAAACCAGTGGTTATCTTTGGTGAGAACCGCTATGGTTTTGATTATGTTGATACTAATAATAAATCTGGAACGTATTTATTGTCACAATTAGCTTTGGAAAAAGGTTATGAACGTTTGATTTACATTGGCATTGATTCAAAGGAATCATTTGAGTATTCTCGTGAGGCTGGCTATTTACAGCAAGTCCAAGAACGAAGAATGATGCCAGAATTACATCGATTCGGTAATCACAGTCATCTGGCGGAAGAATTTGTGCGAGAAAACTGGGATAACATTACTGAAAATACTGCTTTCATTTGTGCTTCAGACCGTCTGGCAATTGGCATTGAGCGTGGAATCACACGTTGCGGTGGTAAAGTACCAGATGATTTCGGAGTAACAGGTTTTGATGGGGTCTTTTTAAATCAGGTTGCTTCACCTAAAATCACAACGATTAAACAATCAATCATTGAAATGGGTAGCGCGTGCGGTGAAAATCTGTTAGATAAGATTGATACTGACGCTAAACAGGGAGCTTTAGTTTTTGAGCCAAAGATTAGTATCGGTGGAACACTCCGCGAATAA
- a CDS encoding glycoside hydrolase family 13 protein, with amino-acid sequence MNWYDKAIIYQIYPKSFQDTNDDGIGDLNGVTKRLDYIKDMGFNTIWLNPIFVSPQVDNGYDVSNYFAIDPILGDTDDFSNMISNAHRLGLHIILDLPINHTSDQHPWFKDAVNNANSIFKDYYIWHDAVDGHEPNNWGSFFGGSVWEKNPTNSNEYYFHLFDKRMPDLNWKNPEVQKSVADIAKFWLEKGVDGFRLDAFIHIAKANLEQNSLLTNDKFPIDDVFYAKLPAVKNYMASFVKEIKDYDLDAFLFGEASSAKARDAAEYTRPDGHVCDVVVNSDNYGEVYDESNHDIPKFFQDRKLSLPALKQTYVTWESVLDNVSLPTLTWGNHDISRVLDRLNLPVNDDKVTKLLAMLLFLQRGIPVIYYGEEIGMHGLKYQKVTDFDDQRALDLIKNLRQKSYDDATILRLLNNQDEMTARGPMQWDTSEYHGFSAHQPWNWAQTDENNVDCEIKDSKSVLTFYQTLLRIKKHDCFTSGNYQLLITDPEIYAYVRKTEKTEGLVIANFSDQTKTFVLPKAMWKNVLTNATIKKTSGSIELGPWGCCALESKK; translated from the coding sequence GTGAATTGGTATGATAAAGCAATTATTTACCAAATTTACCCTAAGAGTTTTCAAGATACTAATGATGATGGTATTGGAGATTTAAATGGGGTTACAAAGCGCTTAGATTATATTAAGGATATGGGATTCAATACTATTTGGTTGAATCCGATCTTCGTATCGCCGCAAGTTGACAACGGTTATGATGTTTCAAATTATTTTGCAATTGATCCTATCTTAGGGGACACCGATGATTTTTCTAATATGATTTCAAATGCACATCGGTTAGGATTACATATTATTTTGGATTTGCCGATCAATCATACATCCGACCAACATCCTTGGTTTAAAGATGCCGTGAATAATGCCAATAGTATTTTTAAGGATTACTATATTTGGCATGATGCTGTTGACGGTCATGAACCAAATAACTGGGGTTCTTTTTTTGGAGGTAGTGTTTGGGAGAAAAATCCTACTAATAGTAATGAATATTACTTCCATCTCTTTGATAAGCGAATGCCTGATTTAAATTGGAAGAATCCAGAAGTACAAAAGTCAGTTGCCGATATCGCTAAGTTTTGGCTAGAAAAAGGGGTCGATGGATTTCGTTTGGATGCTTTTATTCATATTGCCAAAGCTAATTTAGAACAAAATTCGTTGTTAACTAACGATAAGTTTCCGATTGATGATGTCTTTTATGCTAAGTTGCCCGCAGTGAAGAACTATATGGCTAGTTTTGTTAAAGAAATCAAAGACTATGATCTGGATGCCTTTTTGTTTGGTGAAGCTTCATCAGCTAAAGCACGTGATGCGGCTGAATATACGCGTCCTGATGGTCATGTATGTGATGTGGTAGTCAATTCCGATAATTACGGCGAGGTCTATGATGAAAGTAATCATGATATACCAAAGTTTTTCCAAGATCGGAAATTATCATTGCCAGCATTGAAACAGACGTATGTTACTTGGGAGAGTGTATTAGATAACGTTAGTTTGCCAACGTTGACATGGGGTAACCATGATATTAGTCGAGTCTTAGACCGATTAAATTTACCAGTCAATGATGATAAAGTGACTAAGCTATTAGCAATGCTTTTATTTTTACAACGTGGAATTCCCGTGATTTACTATGGTGAAGAAATTGGGATGCACGGTTTAAAATATCAGAAGGTTACAGATTTTGATGATCAACGTGCGCTAGATTTGATCAAGAATTTGCGCCAAAAATCATATGATGATGCAACTATTTTACGGTTACTAAATAATCAAGATGAAATGACGGCTCGTGGTCCAATGCAATGGGATACCTCAGAATATCACGGATTTTCGGCACACCAACCATGGAATTGGGCCCAAACAGATGAGAATAATGTTGATTGTGAGATCAAAGATTCAAAGAGTGTGCTGACATTTTATCAAACGCTTTTACGTATCAAAAAACACGACTGTTTCACTAGTGGTAATTATCAATTGTTAATTACAGATCCAGAAATTTATGCATATGTCAGAAAAACCGAAAAAACTGAGGGACTTGTCATTGCCAACTTTTCTGATCAAACAAAGACATTTGTTTTACCTAAGGCTATGTGGAAAAATGTTTTAACCAATGCAACAATCAAGAAGACCAGTGGTAGTATTGAGTTAGGTCCTTGGGGATGTTGTGCTTTGGAATCAAAAAAATAG
- a CDS encoding alpha-amylase family glycosyl hydrolase, translating into MASQTDIKLRKVQIYSIFVRNHTKKGTLMALEPDLQRIKNLGTDFIWLMPIYPIGKKDRKGKLGSPYSIKDYRAIDPKLGTWQDFLKIVKSIHDHGMKVMLDIVYNHTSRDSVLLQVHPEWFLHDKNGNLHNKNEEWTDVAELDYSHKALWNYQIETLKRYAKIVDGFRCDVAPQVPIEFWKEARKEVAKVNPKTVWLAESTSKDYIQKLGAQGFHVSSDAELYSAFDMTYDYDIDQTWRAYVKGDVPLKKYVEALNTQTAIYPKNYIKMRGLENHDQPRAHSMFINESDMYNWTAFSEFQKGSTLVYAGQEFGFKHTPSLFDSDKLDWKDTKMNLSSLIAKMHDLSQSDIQVSGTYKITALENDTVEVTYRLGDIIRIGLFTLKGMSSEVPVALPSDSYTNMLDNSLIHVKDGLVELDYDPIVIQGKTNE; encoded by the coding sequence ATGGCAAGTCAGACAGATATTAAATTGAGAAAAGTTCAAATTTATTCCATTTTTGTAAGAAACCATACCAAAAAGGGTACCTTAATGGCGCTAGAACCTGATTTACAACGTATTAAAAACCTCGGTACTGACTTTATTTGGTTGATGCCTATTTATCCAATCGGTAAGAAAGATCGTAAGGGTAAATTAGGGTCACCATATTCAATTAAAGATTATCGGGCAATTGATCCTAAACTTGGTACTTGGCAAGACTTTCTAAAAATTGTTAAATCGATCCATGATCACGGCATGAAAGTAATGCTTGATATTGTTTATAATCACACGTCAAGAGATTCTGTTTTACTACAAGTACATCCTGAATGGTTCTTGCATGATAAAAATGGTAATTTGCACAATAAGAATGAAGAGTGGACCGATGTTGCTGAATTGGACTACTCACATAAGGCTTTGTGGAATTATCAGATTGAAACATTGAAACGTTATGCCAAAATCGTCGATGGCTTCAGATGCGATGTTGCACCACAAGTACCGATTGAATTTTGGAAAGAAGCACGTAAGGAAGTAGCTAAAGTTAACCCTAAGACTGTTTGGTTAGCTGAATCAACAAGTAAGGATTATATTCAAAAACTTGGAGCTCAAGGTTTCCACGTCTCATCAGATGCTGAGTTATACAGTGCTTTTGATATGACTTATGATTATGATATTGACCAAACATGGCGTGCTTATGTTAAAGGCGACGTTCCTTTGAAGAAGTATGTCGAAGCTTTGAATACCCAAACGGCAATTTATCCTAAAAATTATATTAAGATGCGTGGCCTTGAAAATCATGATCAACCACGCGCACACAGTATGTTTATCAATGAAAGCGATATGTATAATTGGACAGCCTTTTCAGAATTCCAAAAGGGCTCAACACTGGTTTATGCCGGCCAAGAATTTGGCTTCAAGCATACGCCAAGTTTATTCGATTCAGATAAGTTAGATTGGAAAGATACTAAGATGAATTTGAGTTCTTTGATTGCTAAGATGCATGATTTGAGCCAAAGCGACATCCAAGTTTCCGGAACTTATAAGATAACGGCCCTGGAAAACGATACAGTTGAAGTTACTTATCGTTTGGGTGACATTATTAGAATCGGTCTATTTACTTTGAAAGGAATGTCCAGTGAGGTACCAGTTGCCTTACCAAGTGACAGTTATACCAATATGCTTGATAATTCCTTGATCCATGTGAAAGATGGTCTAGTTGAACTTGATTATGATCCAATCGTTATTCAAGGAAAGACTAATGAATAA
- a CDS encoding ABC transporter substrate-binding protein: MKKNFWKRLGKRVGVIALAAGAAFMLAACSNSSSSGKDVKITILQGKVENNKQFKQIAKEYEKSHPNVKIEVTSIGGGTQYDPVLKTRISSGNAPTIFSLAGPADVKQFKAHEADLSDTKAAKAAQPGTLDAVKNDQGKAVGLPFNVEGYGFVYNKKVFEKAGIDPESLTTVDKLQAAVKQLDAQKDQLGIKGVFALPGKEAWIMSDHLLNLYVAQDYNGNAQKLYKSKKMAFSKNADMKTMLDLQKDYSIKPVMQMDYSAQVNQYFSQGKAAMIQQGDWIYPTVEGIDKDFAKNDIGMIPIPVPGEEGKLPVGTSLYWAVNSKKTQAEQKAAKNFLDWLYTSKAGKKDVVDTLHFVPAYKGYDNYKMKDPLTSVVFKYSQEHKTTGWAFPGYTGTSWDPDVAQPNLQKYLSGKQSWDKTVQNMTDGWAKQQKSANN, encoded by the coding sequence ATGAAGAAGAACTTCTGGAAGCGTTTAGGTAAACGCGTCGGAGTTATTGCTTTGGCAGCCGGTGCAGCATTTATGTTGGCAGCCTGCAGTAACAGCTCATCCTCAGGTAAGGATGTAAAGATTACAATTCTTCAAGGAAAGGTTGAAAATAATAAGCAATTTAAACAAATTGCTAAAGAGTACGAAAAGAGCCATCCAAATGTAAAGATTGAAGTTACATCAATCGGTGGTGGTACTCAATACGATCCCGTTTTGAAGACTAGAATTTCATCTGGTAATGCACCAACAATCTTCAGTTTGGCTGGTCCAGCTGATGTTAAACAATTTAAGGCTCACGAAGCCGACTTATCAGATACAAAGGCCGCAAAGGCAGCTCAACCAGGAACATTGGATGCTGTTAAGAATGACCAAGGTAAGGCAGTTGGATTACCATTCAACGTTGAAGGTTATGGATTTGTTTATAACAAGAAGGTCTTTGAAAAGGCTGGAATCGATCCAGAAAGCTTAACAACAGTTGATAAGTTACAAGCCGCTGTTAAACAATTGGATGCTCAAAAGGATCAATTAGGCATCAAAGGTGTCTTTGCACTTCCTGGTAAAGAAGCATGGATCATGTCAGATCACTTGCTAAACCTTTACGTAGCACAAGATTACAACGGTAATGCTCAAAAGCTTTACAAGTCAAAGAAAATGGCATTTTCAAAGAATGCTGATATGAAGACAATGCTTGATCTTCAAAAAGATTACTCAATCAAGCCTGTAATGCAAATGGATTACTCAGCACAAGTTAACCAATACTTCTCACAAGGTAAAGCAGCTATGATTCAACAAGGTGACTGGATTTACCCAACAGTTGAAGGTATTGATAAAGACTTCGCTAAGAACGATATTGGTATGATTCCTATTCCCGTACCTGGTGAAGAAGGCAAACTACCAGTTGGTACATCACTATACTGGGCTGTTAATAGTAAGAAGACACAAGCAGAACAAAAAGCTGCTAAGAACTTCTTAGATTGGCTATACACATCTAAAGCTGGTAAGAAGGATGTTGTAGATACATTGCACTTCGTTCCTGCATACAAGGGTTACGACAACTACAAGATGAAAGATCCATTGACATCAGTAGTATTCAAGTACTCACAAGAACACAAGACAACCGGCTGGGCATTCCCAGGATACACAGGTACTTCATGGGATCCAGACGTTGCACAACCAAATCTACAAAAGTACTTATCAGGCAAACAAAGCTGGGATAAGACAGTTCAAAATATGACTGATGGCTGGGCAAAACAACAAAAATCAGCCAATAACTAA
- a CDS encoding carbohydrate ABC transporter permease has product MKNKSLSFWLFLTPTLVALALVVFIPVLEGLFYSFTDWDGLRFTKVVGFQNYITLFQDKAFINAFWFTVGFVIVTVIMLNVIGLGLALLVTQKFKGNNFLRTIFFMPNMIGGLILGFIWQFIFTQGFQALGNALHMDWLQNWLTNEVTGFWGLVIVTVWQMSGYIMIIYIAYLQNIPNEIIEAAKIDGASAWQRFTKITFPMIAPAFTVCMFLTLSNGFKIYDQNLSLTNGGPYNSTQMLAMDIVNTAYNSGNFALSEAKAIIFFIIVAAISLLQVAYNRKREEDL; this is encoded by the coding sequence ATGAAAAACAAAAGTCTTTCATTCTGGTTATTTTTAACACCAACCCTCGTTGCGTTAGCTTTGGTAGTCTTCATTCCCGTTCTTGAAGGTTTGTTCTATTCATTCACTGATTGGGACGGATTGAGATTTACTAAAGTGGTAGGATTTCAAAATTACATAACATTATTCCAAGATAAGGCGTTTATTAACGCCTTTTGGTTTACAGTGGGGTTTGTAATTGTCACTGTTATCATGCTGAACGTAATAGGCTTGGGACTAGCATTATTAGTTACACAAAAATTCAAGGGAAATAATTTCTTACGTACGATTTTCTTCATGCCAAATATGATCGGTGGTTTAATTCTAGGTTTCATTTGGCAATTTATCTTTACACAAGGCTTTCAAGCTTTAGGTAACGCCTTGCATATGGATTGGCTTCAAAACTGGTTGACGAATGAAGTCACTGGTTTCTGGGGATTAGTTATTGTTACTGTATGGCAAATGAGTGGTTATATTATGATTATCTACATTGCATACTTACAAAACATTCCTAACGAAATTATTGAAGCCGCAAAGATTGACGGAGCTTCAGCTTGGCAACGTTTCACTAAGATTACGTTCCCAATGATTGCTCCAGCATTCACAGTCTGCATGTTCTTGACTCTTTCAAATGGGTTTAAGATTTATGATCAAAACTTGTCATTGACAAATGGTGGACCATATAACTCAACACAAATGTTGGCTATGGATATTGTTAATACCGCTTATAACTCTGGTAACTTTGCTTTATCAGAAGCTAAAGCTATTATCTTCTTTATCATCGTTGCTGCTATTTCACTATTGCAAGTAGCTTACAACCGTAAGAGAGAGGAGGATCTCTAA
- a CDS encoding carbohydrate ABC transporter permease — MDKKGRVGLGIIGLLLGILWLFPFYLIVTNSFKTPKGIFASVLSFPHPSTGDNYVNSFKALNFIGSLTNSLIITVCSVLLIILCSSMAAYALQRNHSKLSGGILMLFISAMLIPFQSVMIPLTANFGAVHFLNMWGLVIMYLGFDASLSVFLYQGTLASIPIAMDESAEIEGASRWQIFTKVIFPMLSPITVTVAILNIIAIWNDYLLPSLVLPQAQYTIPLQMFNFFGEYTKQWHLALAGITLSIIPVIIFYLFAQKWIIKGVTDGAVK; from the coding sequence ATGGATAAAAAAGGCCGTGTTGGATTAGGAATTATTGGATTATTACTCGGAATACTTTGGTTATTCCCATTTTACCTAATCGTAACTAACTCATTTAAAACACCAAAAGGGATCTTCGCATCTGTACTCTCGTTCCCACATCCAAGTACCGGTGATAACTATGTGAATTCCTTCAAGGCTTTGAACTTTATCGGTTCATTGACTAATTCATTAATTATCACAGTCTGCAGTGTTTTGTTGATCATTCTTTGTTCATCAATGGCTGCATATGCTTTACAAAGAAATCACAGTAAATTGAGTGGCGGAATCTTGATGCTCTTTATTTCAGCTATGTTGATTCCATTCCAATCAGTTATGATTCCTTTGACAGCTAACTTCGGTGCCGTTCATTTTCTAAACATGTGGGGCTTGGTAATTATGTATCTAGGATTTGACGCTAGTTTGTCAGTCTTCTTGTATCAAGGTACATTAGCAAGTATTCCTATTGCGATGGATGAATCAGCTGAAATTGAAGGAGCTAGTCGTTGGCAGATCTTTACAAAAGTTATCTTCCCAATGCTTTCTCCAATTACAGTTACAGTTGCTATTTTGAACATCATTGCTATCTGGAACGATTATCTATTGCCATCACTTGTCTTACCACAAGCGCAATACACAATTCCTCTACAAATGTTCAACTTCTTCGGTGAATATACTAAGCAATGGCATTTAGCCTTAGCTGGTATTACACTTTCCATCATTCCAGTTATCATCTTCTATCTATTTGCTCAAAAATGGATTATCAAAGGTGTTACTGATGGTGCTGTTAAGTAA
- a CDS encoding ABC transporter ATP-binding protein, giving the protein MVKINLEHIYKRYQGNTDYSVSDFNLDIKDGEFIVFVGPSGCGKSTTLRMIAGLEDITKGDFKMDNKVMNEVSPKDRDIAMVFQNYALYPHMSVFDNMAFGLNIRKNDKADTKKRVDNAAEILGLTPYLQRKPAALSGGQRQRVALGRAIVRDANLFLLDEPLSNLDAKLRVQMRTEIAQLHQRLGRNFIYVTHDQVEAMTMADRIVIMNDGMIQQVGTPAELYSKPANKFVAGFIGSPATNFFDVKLVDGKIVNDQGLNIAVPEGQYKVLEKQGYVGKELTFGIRPEDVHAEEVAIQAFPDAVINAKIQVSELLGAESILYSNLGGTDFIAKVDSRDHHKPGDDVQMAFEMTKAHYFDKDTDETIL; this is encoded by the coding sequence ATGGTAAAAATTAACTTGGAACACATTTACAAACGCTATCAAGGTAATACTGACTATTCGGTTAGTGATTTTAACCTAGACATTAAAGATGGTGAGTTTATTGTCTTCGTTGGACCTTCCGGATGTGGTAAATCCACCACATTACGTATGATAGCGGGCTTGGAAGACATCACAAAGGGTGACTTTAAGATGGATAATAAAGTCATGAATGAAGTTTCACCTAAAGATCGTGACATCGCTATGGTTTTCCAGAACTATGCTTTGTATCCACATATGTCAGTCTTTGATAATATGGCTTTCGGATTGAATATTCGGAAGAATGATAAAGCAGATACAAAGAAGCGGGTTGATAACGCTGCAGAGATTTTGGGATTGACACCATATCTACAACGTAAACCAGCTGCTCTATCTGGTGGTCAAAGACAACGTGTTGCTTTAGGACGTGCGATTGTTCGTGATGCCAATTTGTTCTTACTTGATGAACCATTGTCAAACTTGGATGCTAAATTGAGAGTTCAAATGCGTACCGAAATTGCTCAATTGCACCAACGTTTGGGACGTAATTTCATTTATGTTACCCATGATCAAGTTGAAGCGATGACTATGGCTGATCGTATCGTCATTATGAATGATGGTATGATTCAACAAGTTGGTACACCGGCTGAGCTATATAGCAAGCCTGCTAACAAGTTTGTTGCCGGATTCATCGGTTCACCTGCTACGAACTTCTTTGATGTTAAACTTGTCGACGGCAAGATTGTCAATGATCAAGGTCTAAATATTGCTGTACCTGAGGGTCAATATAAAGTTCTTGAAAAACAAGGCTATGTTGGTAAGGAGCTTACCTTTGGTATTCGTCCAGAAGACGTTCATGCTGAAGAAGTTGCTATTCAAGCTTTCCCTGATGCCGTAATTAATGCTAAGATCCAAGTTTCTGAATTACTAGGTGCTGAATCAATTCTTTATTCTAACCTCGGTGGAACCGACTTTATTGCAAAGGTTGACTCACGTGATCATCACAAACCTGGTGATGATGTTCAAATGGCTTTTGAAATGACAAAAGCACATTACTTTGACAAAGATACAGACGAAACGATTCTTTAA